The window aaaaatatatattctgaaaaacattttttacatgaaCTGCAATATTTGGtaaacaacatttcaaaaagtgATGTTTTCACCGTGCACAATAGCCAATACCAAAGACTCTAATGTCTAGAGTTCGCCAAATAAAGACTATTGTTTGATTTGGGACGGGGGGGTTGTTGATTTTGATTGTGGATGGGGTTAAGAATAATGCTAATGGCTTGCTATTGTGTGCTCTGTATGGAATAACCACAAGTGAATAAAGTTGTTGTGAAGACCTCTCCAAACTAGGAGTGGCTCAAAGTTTTCATTGACGCCTTGTGGGTGACGTATGTGCATGTTAAACTGATGCAGCCAAGGTGGGAAAACTGCTCAAAAATcagttttttcaaaaatgttctaTAAGTTTTTCAAACAAGTTGAGGAACTCCTCCTTCTTTCCCGAGTCTTTCGCTTTGCCGCCGTCCTCTGTGACCTCCTCAGTCCTCTCTTTGTTTGCAGAAAGTCCGTCCagcctggctctctctctctccagagccAGCCGGTCCCTGCTCACTGCATCTCTGCCCCTCTCCACCAGcgccctctccctctccaccaccaccttttctctctccagcgAGGCTCTGTCTCGGTCCAGAGCGGCGACCTCCCTGTCCAGCGccgctctctccctctgcagcaCCTGCCGCTCCCTTTCCACCACCTGCTTCTCCCTTTCCACCACCTGTTTCTCCCTCCCCATCACCCgtttctccctctccatcacCTGCCTTTCGCCGTCCAGCATGTCCCTGCCGTGCGCCAACTCTTGCATGGCGTGATCTATCTCCTGGCTTCCCTCCCGCACCgcctcctcatcttcatctccgTTGAGGGAAACCTCGATCTCTGGTCCGCCTGCTAACGAAGCCGTAGGGGAgtttatctccatggaaaccttCCTCCTCTTGGGTTTGGAGATGGGTGGGAAATCGCGGTTGGTGGGGAAAGCCTTGAGGATGGTGGCGTTTCCTTCCAGCCGACCCTCCATGGCGTCGTCCATCAGATTGAAATACGGCCACGCGTCGGGGAACACTTTCATTCCATCTGACGGGTTCTTTAGCccctgaggaagaagagagagggcgATGAATTGTACAAATACTTCATAAatctaagtggttttgtttatgtttgggttttttttttaaactgtaccTTGTATCTCTTCTTCAAGTTCTCCCACTTTTTGGATGCTTGACTGTGGGTCATCTTGTGTTGCAAGCCCATATGTTTCAGGATGGCTCTGAAATAATAACCATCTTAAtagcacacaaaaacatctaAGCTGAAATAAACAGTTGATATATATCGACTATCAATTCAAAGAAAGTCTACTTTGATGACGATCTATTCATCATCAGTCATCGACATAGAGTAGATCTATGCATCTACATATTTAGACCTTTTTTCAATTTGCACACAGTAACGTATCGTTGTCATACCTCCACGCCCACATGGAGGTGTTTCTCCTTCCAGAGAAGAGGTAATTATTTGAAACCCTCAGCTTCACAAAGTCTTCCACTTCACTGACACTcactaagagagagagagagagagagagagagagagaaaaaagaaatgagttAGAAATGAGTGAATGGGCTGCTGAAAAATGTAGATAATAGTCCACAATTCTCAACTGGAATGAAACATCAgcacataaagaaaataacttgttAAACACTTATTATTATACTGTCACTAGTGCATTTCTGCATaatatgacttaaaaaaatgatgacctGCTCATCCTTTTTAGGTGTACTTTATAGTAGGTGTCTGATATAAATCAACAATTACTGTTAGTTTGGTTTGCTCATTTAGACACTattacacaacaaaaacaaccaatGGAGGTCAGCTATAATCTCCCTTTACTGTGGGATGAAATGCATGCTTATTGGGAACTTCCATGTCATTTCCTGCAGCCTGTACTTACTTTTATATGTGAACTCCACGTGGCTGTGTTTATCATAAGTGGTGCTCGTGTATGCGTGGTCGTTGATGTCCATGTCTTCTTATTTTTTCCGTTCTTCGTTTTGGCCTAAGTGCCCTTCGTAAGAAACAGACTACTCGTTCTTCCTTCGGAGGGTCCCTATCTTCTTCTTCGCTTGATTTAAACTGAGTACTTCCTTCCTCGTGACGTGTAAACTGTGAGGCGCCAATGGAACAATCAGCTCACTATCGCCACCTAGTGCTGCGGAGGTTTAGCGCACTGCAAAAACAGTATTCCACAGTATgtacaccttctcattcaactactttgaagaatctaaaatataaaacatcatatttgttgagcatttgtttgtttaccacataattctatatgtgttccttcatagtttggatgtcttctatattaatctacaatgtagaaaaaaataaaaataaaaataaagaaaaaccatttaatgagaaggtgtgtcttttgactggtactgtagattaTAACATAAAGTATGTTGCTCTATTCATACTTTAtttaagttatatatatatatatatatatatatatatatatatatatatatatatatatatatatatatatatatatacagtcaaaggtttggacacaccttctcattcaactactttgaagaatctaaaatataaaacatattctggtttgttgagcatttgtttgtttaccacataattccatatgtgttccttcatagtttggatgtcttcaatattaatctacaatatagaaaaaaagaaaaagaaaaagaaaaataaagaaaaatcattgaatgagaaggtgtgtccaaacttttgactggtactgtatataaagcGAACTTTGTTATTACATTACTTTTACAATATCCCACAACGTTTTGCACTCAATTGCTCACAGTTTACAGTAACACATTGGACTTTACATAGACTTTGTATGTTGTTGTCTATTTGAATACAtgcatatctttatttattttaacctacaaaaccaaacacctttatttatctctgttttatCTTTACAAGGATTCaaggttaatttatttatcattttacaaCATGTGGTTTATCATCCTGTATACTGTTTATGGCACACATACTTGGTCAAGGAATCAGATTCTGATTTACTTGTGTTCATTGTATTTCTTTGATATGTTACAGGTGGATTATTTGCTAAAAGCCTGTTTTGTACTGATACAAAAAgccatatattttttatgtttattggttggcctaaaaaagaaaatgactggATCCTGGATTTTGGAGCTTGGATATACATCTTATATCTGTTATCACTGGTGCCTTCTTGATATTACTctcttttctactttttttatttatatctagCTGTCAGCAGGCAGCAGTCTTGCCATCATTGATTCAAGCAGTACCAACCTTCCTGGCAAACAAGGCCTGGGTGTGTCAGAGGCTGTATATATAACTGGGATAACGAAAACGAAAGTATTATAATGTAGCCACAGAATGGCGACTGCCTATCGTAAGTACATTTTAAACCATCTCTCTACTTTGTGTTCTAGTGATTACCTGCAGTGAGTTTTAAACCCCATTTTTTGTCCCCTAAAAAGAACTGTATGTCCTCACTGTATGCTTGtatatgtattgtttgtttatatgaGATATTATACTTAAAGTAGATCAAACCCCAGACTTAATGGGATTACTTATATGTGGCACATTAGGGGAAAAGCGATTGGATTAATATGAGCTCCGAGTCGGATAATCAGATTTATCATAGTTGCGATCATAGACGTAAAGCTTGAAATAGTTTCAGTTTCGTTTATTGTCGTGTAGCTCTCTTTAAGTGTCAGCGCCATCCTGTGTAGTATAGTCATGCTTTATCGTTAAGACTGCGTTTATGTAAAGGTATGCTTATTATCATAACTTGTATTTATCAATTATATTCCAAAGTGTAGATCATGGCCGTAAAGCAAACAGATATAATTTAATGATACAGCAGACAAACCTAATACGTTATTTATTCCAATAGGTACTACTAACACTGTCTTTCAAACAGTGTCTCAAAATGTACCATCAAGAATATCATATTTTTGGGGTAACTATTTTTCACTGAACAAATTAttgcaacataaaataaaataaaataagataatcctttattagtccctcagcggggacatttataggattacagcagcatagatatagaaATGACATAACAGCTGAAAGTAgttactaaaatattttttcatatttactaTTTCTTTGTTGCATTAGAAATagaacagcagctctgtgctgaGTCTTCAAATGTTCTTCCAATGCAAACAGGGAAACCTATTCCTTTAATGGACCTCGCTTTGCACACAAGGGCATTTCAATGTTGAAACAGCAGAGGCccttttctttctaaaatatcattttaagtTGCAGCATTGAGAATTACCTAAATTGgagcaaacaataaaaaacagcccAACACCAAAAGCTGGACAAAGTATCTGCCTATGCTTTTTTGCCATATAcgtatatttaatatttagattGTATGCAGGGATGAACTGAATGGCCAGTACTGTCCGCCCTGTCAGGAAATATAAATACGTGCTTAccacacatgtaaacatttgaTATCTCTGGTTTTGTTTTCCAGAGTCTGACGAGGAAAACCTTTCTGATGCTAGATCTTACGTCAGTGATGAGTCGGACAGTGATGGAAACGCAGACGCAGACGTAGAAACTGATTGTCAGGTTGGTTTCTGGACAGAGGAGATGTTGGAGTCAGAATCTATTTTATAATCACAAACATAAAGCCGTGAGAATGGATCAGTAAACCCACTTAAACCCCGTCTGTACACATTTTCAACTGCTGATGAGATGTTAACTGCCATAACTAAACTATACACAACATAACCATACATTCCTTATTGATGATGGACGCACTCTTTTATACTTTCATATTCAGCTTTATGGGAAAGAGCCCTGCAAGTATTACAATGGCCGGGGCTGCAAGGATGATGGGAGGTGCCCTTACTTGCACCTCTGCAAGTATGCCCTGACAGGAAGCTGTCGCTACGGGTCCAAGTGTAAGCTGAACCACCCAAGAGCTGGAAGAGAGTCCTCTGGGGCGAGCGACAGGGGTTCAGACCGATCCACGTCTACTGGTGAGGGGAACGGATGAGTGGATGGTATTCCTTTCTGATCCACATCTTGATTACTAAACTTTTCCACTTTAAACTCCTTAACTTCATTAACTTAACCTATTGCTTCTTATTTCTACTCTGCACATGACAATTGCATGTCTACTAGTGCTGATATAGGGATCCTAACTCTGTTGCTCTTTCTTAAGTTATTCACCtttttgtcaatgtttttattttattttcgaATTTTTCCTTTAGAGAcaaatttgtgtattttttggtgTCACTACGACCATCacttttcacattacacatagtcatccatccatccatcttccataaccgcttatccagttaagggtcgcgggggtgctggagccgatcccagctgtcaatgggtggaaggcagggttcaccctggacaggtcgccagcctatcacagggctgacatatatagacagacaaccattcacgctcacatccacacctacgggcaatttcagagtcatcaattaacctaacctgcatgtctctggactgtgggaggaagccggagaacccggagagaacccacgctgacacggggagaacatgcaaactccacacagaaggttgtccagcccgggaaatgaacccgggcccctcttgctgtgaggcgacagtgctaaccactacaccaccgtgcagctttTGCACatagtcatgtgatccattaTTAATATACAGATATGTTGATTATTGCAGCTTAAATGccctttagaaataaatgaagaatcactgtttgtgttgtttcgGTGTCTAAACTTGCTTGACGTAAATTAAAAGTCAacactttgccttttttttttttaaccagaccCAAAGCTTACTGATGGCCGATGCTACCAGTGGCAGCTTAATGATGGAAATGACTGGATGGACGTTAGTAATGATCACATCCTCGAGGCCCAGTACTCACTGCCCCACACCAAGAGCATCAAAATCTACAACACACAATACgggtaaaaactaaaaaaacgcAGTGCTTGAACATTTCCTCGGAACAGACGCGCAGAAACAGCTTGATGATTTATCTCCcacactttttctctctttgtagtGCACTGAGTATAGATTTTAACAGGATGAGAGTGTTTGGAAAGAGCCTGAGAGTGAGGCGTCTGGATGACGGGAAGACTGTGTGGATCTGGTACTGCACTTTGGGTCGTAAGTGGATCGAGTATGGAGACAAGGTAGATGGAATTAAACAAGTTGAGCTTTATTTTTGTGACACAGtttgtgaataaatatattttattattttctgtacaGGATGCGAAGGGCAACCCCAGTCCTGTGAAGAGCTCTGACATTGAGGAGAAGTTCCAGGGTAACCCAGCAAGCTCTTATACTTTCACCGTCGGCGCTGATACCTGTGAGATTAAATTCAGAGGTGATACTCGCAAAACCTTCACACAATACTTAACATATATTTCACATGTAGTAAATTGTTAGTTTCCTCTCAAATACAACcttcattttccttttgtcGTTTGTTAGGAATGCGACAGGTGACggcaaagagaaagaggaaagtcACCCGTCGACCGATGTACCGCCAGCAGCCAGCGGGAGCAGGGTGAGTTTGGAGTTTGTTTGGTGAATGAGAAAGTCAATAAGTTTCCCAAATGAATCCAGAATTTGGACGTTGTCGCTTGCAGAGTTACTCAAGCAGCCTCAGCTCTCCAGACTCTTTCTCTGGACACCAAACCGCGATGGCAGTTTGAGGGCGACAGTGGAGGGTGGCACGACTTCAAACACCGGGTGGGTTATCCGGCGCCGTTAAGCTGAGACACGTTGTCttctaaaaacaaatgcacagatAAACAATGGCGACTCTAATGGTTTCAACAGGGCGGCACCTCAACTGAATGCTCTCTCACCAGCGAGGAGATTGAGAGGAAGTACCAGCAAAACCCCCACAACAGCATGACCTTCAAAGTGAAGGGACGCTCCTACAAGCTGGACTTTAAAGGTTGACTTGTGTTTTAAATACTGTGATGAGTGGAAAAGGTAGCGATTTGTTTCCTAGCAAATTCTTCTATATTATCTGGAAATAAGCTATTTATTACCAATTTTACGGGATAACAGGGACCGTTTGTTAATTCCAGGGTGAAAGAACTGCAAATTATGATGAATTCATggacctttaaaataaaatattgcaaagAAAATACAACTCTTTCAGCTACTTTGTAACTTCCAAGAATAGTAATCCTGCAACAGGACAAAGATAatgtattgattgatttgtttttttttgtttttttccctgcagcGATGACCCAGACCAACCTCAAGACCAAGCATTCACGCAGGATCCAGCGTGTGCTGGTCTGAGTACTGAAATGGGATGGCGAAGACTTCAAGAAGAAAGTCTACAAACAATCGTGCAATAACATGTTCATACAATCAATCTGCCATGCATATGTTTTGGGTGTTTGGAACACACTTCTTTATTGTTGCTCCTATATTTGTCTCTTTATggaaaatgcaatattttgttTACATCAGAAGTCAGGATGAGATTAAATTACACTCAaggcgttttgtttttttaaaacatggttGCCAAAGGGGACTGTGTCAAAAGGCTCTAAAGTTGACCAGCCTACACCTTAATGCTGCCTCAGAACAACTTGCACACTGCCAGATGAAGGGGATGCTATGGGGACAAACACTCAGATATGTCATGTTACGTTAACCCTGCCAGACAATCTTTACACTGCCTCTTTCGATGTAAGAGAATTCATTTAGACCCAAATTTAAAGCTTATTTAAGgacacattttaacaacattatTCTTCTTCTGCAAATTGTCTTTGAGGTGTTTTAGAAAAGGGTGCTTACATCAGGCAATAAAAATCTGggttaaatgtttcatttttttgctcAAGATTAGTATTTCATTCTTGGATTTGAAGGTTATTCTGCTAAAATGCATGTATTTTCCTTTGAACTAGTACCAATGTGATACAGATGATATCATAGGCTAGCGTGTAACGCAAAGGTGAAAttaatgcaaataataaaatgcattcatatacataaatatttgtgtgagtgtgtgtttttgaggcAATAAAACCTGATATTAATACTAATCTCCATTTGTTTTGCCCttcatttgaataatatatatatatataatcatcaGTAAAATTTCCACAGCCCTGTTATTCTGTTAACAAAGTAGTCAtctatgaatatgtataaacaTAGACTAAAACATATAATcacaaaaaagataaaaacttCCTTATTAGGCTTAATGAATCATTCTATAACTCGTTGACTATGAGTATGTTGGCTTACACTAAGATTGTTATAAATATTCACAAGCAAACCTCACAAACCacactgatatatatatatatatatatatatatatatatatatatatatatatatatatatatatatatatatatatatatatatatatatatatatatatatatatatatatatatatatatatatatatatactgtagagAACGTCACTCCTCTGATTCCGTTGCGTGAGCTGCGTGCAGCGTGCGCGTGACCACGTCTGGCTGCCCAGAAGCGAAAGTAAAACACACGAGCTTCTAATGAAACGAAACTCTTTCTGAATAAAACTGACTGGCGATGCTTTAATGGAAccataaagttattatttaattttaaaggtCTCTTTACGTTTCTTTAATTAGCCTTTTGGggattatcatcatcatcacagcaTGGTGAGTCTC is drawn from Anoplopoma fimbria isolate UVic2021 breed Golden Eagle Sablefish chromosome 23, Afim_UVic_2022, whole genome shotgun sequence and contains these coding sequences:
- the si:dkeyp-38g8.5 gene encoding uncharacterized protein si:dkeyp-38g8.5 produces the protein MDINDHAYTSTTYDKHSHVEFTYKMSVSEVEDFVKLRVSNNYLFSGRRNTSMWAWRAILKHMGLQHKMTHSQASKKWENLKKRYKGLKNPSDGMKVFPDAWPYFNLMDDAMEGRLEGNATILKAFPTNRDFPPISKPKRRKVSMEINSPTASLAGGPEIEVSLNGDEDEEAVREGSQEIDHAMQELAHGRDMLDGERQVMEREKRVMGREKQVVEREKQVVERERQVLQRERAALDREVAALDRDRASLEREKVVVERERALVERGRDAVSRDRLALERERARLDGLSANKERTEEVTEDGGKAKDSGKKEEFLNLFEKLIEHF
- the si:ch211-244b2.4 gene encoding uncharacterized protein si:ch211-244b2.4 gives rise to the protein MATAYQSDEENLSDARSYVSDESDSDGNADADVETDCQLYGKEPCKYYNGRGCKDDGRCPYLHLCKYALTGSCRYGSKCKLNHPRAGRESSGASDRGSDRSTSTDPKLTDGRCYQWQLNDGNDWMDVSNDHILEAQYSLPHTKSIKIYNTQYGALSIDFNRMRVFGKSLRVRRLDDGKTVWIWYCTLGRKWIEYGDKDAKGNPSPVKSSDIEEKFQGNPASSYTFTVGADTCEIKFRGMRQVTAKRKRKVTRRPMYRQQPAGAGVTQAASALQTLSLDTKPRWQFEGDSGGWHDFKHRGGTSTECSLTSEEIERKYQQNPHNSMTFKVKGRSYKLDFKAMTQTNLKTKHSRRIQRVLV